CAGCGAGGGCCGCCTGCTGGACGCGCCGCCCCCGATCCCGTCCGCCCATGGCGCCGGGGCGGGCAAACCCGCGCGCGCCAAGCCAAACCGTCCGGTATACAGCGCCACGGGCCGTATTCTGCTCTCACTGGAAAACGTGTCGGTCTTCATCGACCGCCACGAGGTTCTGCACAATGTCACCTGGAGTCTGCACGAAGGCGAACACTGGCGGATAGCCGGGGCCAACGGCTCGGGCAAGTCCACCCTGCTGCGCCTGCTGGCCGGGGACGAATTCGCGGCCGCCGGGGGCGCCGTCAGCCGCTGGCTGCCGGGCCGGGGCGGGCATGTGGAAATGCTGGCCGACGTGCGCAAGGGCGTGCGCCTGGTATCCGACCTTTCCCAGGCCCTCTACGGCTTCACGCTCAGCGGGCTGGAACTGGTCTGCTCCGGCTTTGACAACAGCATCGGGTTGTACCGGGATTTTACGGAAGCGGAGCGAGACGAGGCCCGGCGAGCCATTGCAGGGCTTTTTCCGGAAGGGGACGCGGCCCGCGTGGCGGGAAAATCCATCCGCCTGCTCTCCAGCGGACAGTTGCGCCGCCTGTTTCTGGCCCGCGCCCTGATGGGCCGCCCGGACATCCTGTTGCTGGACGAACCCTGTTCCGGCCTGGACGCGGAAAGCCGTGCCCGCTATCTGACCCTGCTGGACCAGTTGGCCGCCCCGGCGGAAGCCGGAGGCCTGGGCGTGCATCTGATCTTTGTCTCCCACCACGGGGAGGACGCTCCGCTCTGCATCAACCGCGAGGCGCGCATGGAGGACGGGCGGCTGACTGTTCTGCGCTGATCCGGACTGATCAGCCCGAATCAGCGCCGGATGCCTTTTAGCGCAACGGACGAAACAAAGAACGGCTCCCGCGAAACAGTGCGTTCCGGGAACCGTTCTTTAGAGCAGATTAACGTTAAAAATGTGCATTCGTAACGTGTAAGGACGCCCACTTCGGCGCTTACCTGCGCAAATACATTGCACGCACGCCTTTGTGGCAGGCGGTTGCTCTCGCAGCCGCCAAAGCAATTTCAACGTGAACTTGCTCTAATAATGCGGGTTTTACTTTCACCTATCCGGCCTGATGTTCCAGAACCAGACGGACCATGGCTTCCTCCTCGCCGCCTGGGGGGGAGATCAGATCCACGGGAGCGGCAAACGACGCCGCGTCCGCGACGGCTTGCGCGGCGGGCGCGGAAACAGCGGCATCAGTCCCTCTGTCCCCGCCGCCCAGCAACTCGTTCAGGCTCATCCCTTCGGCCAGCAGGTTGGCCATTACCTCGGAATCGCCCTCCTGCGGCACATCCGTCAGCAACGAGGACAGGGAAAGGGGGGCGGAAACGGCTGTTCCGCCGGTGATGCTGATGCCCAGATCCACCGTATCCGTGCCGTTCTGACTGTGGCCGTCGGACACGACGAGAGTGAACTTGTCCGTCGCGTCCGGCGGCAGCATATCCTGCGTCAGACCGGGGTGCAGCGTATAGGTATACTGGCCCGTGGCGCTGTCGATAGTCAGATCGCCGTACGTGCCCGTGAGCGAACCCTGAATGCCGTAGCTCAGCGTATCGTTTTCCGCATCCGCGGCATGGACCGTGCCTGTCAGCGGCATGCCCGCGTCCCAGGCAAGCGAACCGGTCACGGCAACGCCATCGGCCAGCGGCTGGTTGCTGCCGTCCACAAACTCCGGCGCGTCGTTGACGCCGGAAATATGCACGACCATATCCTGGCTGGCCGTGCCGCCGTGCCCGTCACTCACTGTCACGCTGAAATGCAGGTCCACGGAGTCATTCTCGGAAAGACTTCTGACCGCATCCTTGCTGTTGTCCAGAGTGAACGTATACCTGCCGGTATTCGGATCAATGCCGAACGTGCCGTAGTCGTTATAGTCCAGGCCGTGATTGTCGCCGCCGGCGGAAGCATCATAGCTGAAGCTGTAGGTCAGGCTGTCGTGAACGTCCACGTCGTGACCCACGGCCGCGGCGTTCGCCGAAGTTGCGCTCGCGCTGTTGGCCGTGGCCGTCAGATGCAGATCCGAGCACGCATTCAGCGTGGGCGCGTCATTGGTGCCGTTGATGGTGATGGTGACGGTTTCCTCGCTGTAGCCGCCGTGCTTGTCCGTCACCCGGATGGTGAATGTTTCCGTCACGTGTTCGCCGACGCCCAGGCTCTGCACCGAGTCCAGGGCATTGTCCAGCGTATAGGTATAAGCGCCGGTGCGCGCGTCGGTGATCAGCAGGGTGCCGTACATCCCCTTGAGCAGCGAGGTGCTGCCGTTGATGCTGAAGGACAGGCCGGAATCCGCCGAGTTGCCGGTGTCGTCCGTCACGCCGCCGTCGGTCAGGAAAGCGCCGGAGCAGGTAACGTTCGTTCCCGCGGGGGTTGTCGGCAGTCCGTTGTCTTCCGTAACCGCGTTGGTCAGGGGGATGTGCCACTCCGGGGCGGCATTGGTGCCGTTGATGGTCACCGTGACGGTTTGCGGCTCGGACACGTCACTGCCGTCCGTGGCCCCGGAATTGTCCCAGGTATAGACCGTAAAGCTGACGTCCCGCGTATCATCCTGCGTAAAATGCGGTCCGCCCGCC
The sequence above is drawn from the Desulfovibrio porci genome and encodes:
- a CDS encoding ATP-binding cassette domain-containing protein, coding for MSQFQSRPSLSDAVTRPQGIPLVTVNDVSLFLPGDSRQEMVLHHINWRVEHGRHCALLGPNGSGKSTLLRLLRGELWPAQGHIYWHTPEGAEESPLAGRAMSALVSPAQQENYQRQAWDITGRDLLLTGLEDAPLLYNQSGAWGDVEREAAVEALAVRMKAQGLLSRDLPTLSQGQLRLLLLGRALLRAPALLLLDECTDGLDATHKKIFFDVLEEYSGRCTVILTAHRTGALPDWCAERRYISEGRLLDAPPPIPSAHGAGAGKPARAKPNRPVYSATGRILLSLENVSVFIDRHEVLHNVTWSLHEGEHWRIAGANGSGKSTLLRLLAGDEFAAAGGAVSRWLPGRGGHVEMLADVRKGVRLVSDLSQALYGFTLSGLELVCSGFDNSIGLYRDFTEAERDEARRAIAGLFPEGDAARVAGKSIRLLSSGQLRRLFLARALMGRPDILLLDEPCSGLDAESRARYLTLLDQLAAPAEAGGLGVHLIFVSHHGEDAPLCINREARMEDGRLTVLR